From Oceanipulchritudo coccoides, the proteins below share one genomic window:
- a CDS encoding DUF932 domain-containing protein: MVLDLIEPPVAAPAPSRCNLCLHCGADLVKWDRVVSTPVPHATRSWQPVPHHYLVDMVRDACGRFLLDITGEAHAMTHDGNRYFGLFEIQEQSPDAEYHRVIGVRNSHDKCLPAGLVAGSQVLVCDNLCFSGEIKIARKHTTRILNDLDEMIDDAMLRLQDSWCIQHRRVERYKEFALNDVLAHDLMIRSVDRGVIPASKIPVVVDHWREPSHREFEPRNVWSLENAFTEALKGHLALLPARTGALHRLLDERTGFRSEYN, encoded by the coding sequence ATGGTACTCGACTTAATCGAACCACCGGTCGCAGCCCCGGCACCCTCACGCTGCAACCTCTGCCTCCATTGCGGAGCCGACCTTGTCAAATGGGATCGGGTGGTTTCCACCCCGGTCCCGCATGCAACGCGCTCATGGCAGCCTGTCCCTCATCACTATCTAGTCGACATGGTACGCGATGCCTGTGGTCGCTTTCTTCTGGATATTACAGGAGAGGCCCACGCAATGACTCATGACGGAAATCGATATTTCGGTTTGTTTGAAATACAGGAGCAATCCCCGGACGCGGAATATCACCGGGTAATCGGCGTTAGGAATTCTCACGATAAATGCCTACCCGCCGGGCTAGTAGCTGGTTCGCAAGTGCTCGTTTGTGACAATCTCTGTTTCTCAGGTGAGATCAAGATAGCCAGGAAGCACACAACCAGGATACTCAATGATCTGGATGAGATGATCGATGATGCCATGCTCCGCTTGCAGGATTCCTGGTGCATCCAGCATCGCAGGGTCGAGCGGTATAAGGAGTTCGCGCTCAACGATGTCTTGGCCCATGACCTCATGATCCGGTCGGTCGACCGGGGAGTCATCCCGGCCAGCAAGATTCCTGTCGTCGTTGATCATTGGAGAGAGCCTTCTCACCGGGAGTTTGAACCTCGCAATGTGTGGAGCCTGGAAAACGCCTTCACTGAGGCGCTGAAAGGCCATCTAGCCCTGCTGCCGGCCCGTACAGGGGCCTTGCACAGGCTGCTGGATGAGCGCACAGGGTTCCGTTCTGAATATAACTAA
- a CDS encoding C39 family peptidase yields MGTTLQITRYHQFLNHTCGVVASEVLLATLGYPVPRDLKKQLGTTWYGTHVEDILRVLNRLGLRYRCIGQSIPKLKRALDTCCPVLVSYEPGKWGHVAVIYGFDDEGVHIWNHRWFREGHLSFDDLAEMLAWSEDGCMFMFWGT; encoded by the coding sequence ATGGGCACAACATTACAAATCACACGGTACCATCAGTTCTTAAACCACACATGCGGCGTTGTGGCATCTGAGGTGTTGCTAGCGACCTTGGGCTATCCTGTCCCGCGCGATCTTAAGAAGCAACTGGGCACCACCTGGTATGGAACTCACGTTGAGGACATACTCCGTGTACTCAACCGCCTAGGTCTCCGCTACCGGTGCATTGGACAGAGTATACCAAAACTTAAACGTGCACTCGATACCTGTTGTCCCGTCTTAGTCAGCTACGAACCCGGAAAGTGGGGACATGTGGCCGTGATCTACGGCTTTGACGACGAAGGTGTGCACATCTGGAACCATCGCTGGTTCCGAGAAGGACATCTATCGTTTGATGACCTGGCTGAGATGTTAGCTTGGTCGGAGGATGGTTGCATGTTCATGTTCTGGGGAACGTAA
- a CDS encoding RecB family exonuclease, with product MITATLQPPVPAYRTEIAIEHLSPSSLKTYLTCPRQFYFTRIEKLPYPVSPALHLGKAVHAGIEVVNRKLFRDEPVEKDNILQAYRYHFGELEEAEGPVKWKEEGQRDKLLNHGEHILETYLESSVFAEAGKPLAVEVRLSQEIQGTGLELLGFLDRVNRDGTPVDYKTAASSPDIENEVWQHQLQLTAYSELIVTATGQACPGSELVFLIKTKTPKIIRVRVPAPDKVQRQRFWSLINVVVEGIRSERFHPIPSMACGWCPFRTECSRWCG from the coding sequence ATGATAACGGCAACACTACAACCTCCGGTACCTGCCTACAGGACGGAGATTGCAATAGAACACTTGAGTCCTAGCTCGCTTAAGACCTACCTGACCTGTCCCCGGCAATTCTACTTCACCCGTATCGAAAAGCTACCTTACCCGGTCTCGCCTGCTCTCCATTTGGGGAAGGCAGTCCATGCAGGTATCGAAGTTGTAAACCGTAAACTCTTCCGGGATGAACCCGTTGAGAAGGACAACATCCTACAGGCTTATCGGTACCACTTCGGGGAACTTGAAGAAGCTGAAGGACCGGTTAAGTGGAAGGAGGAAGGACAACGGGATAAACTTCTCAATCATGGGGAGCATATCCTGGAGACCTACCTCGAATCCTCCGTATTCGCCGAAGCGGGCAAACCACTTGCCGTGGAAGTACGTTTGTCCCAGGAGATACAGGGTACAGGACTGGAGCTGTTGGGCTTTCTCGATAGGGTTAACCGCGACGGTACGCCCGTTGATTACAAAACGGCTGCGAGCAGCCCGGATATCGAAAACGAGGTATGGCAGCACCAGCTACAGCTGACCGCCTACAGCGAGCTTATTGTGACGGCAACGGGGCAGGCATGTCCCGGCAGTGAACTGGTGTTCTTGATAAAAACCAAGACCCCAAAAATTATCCGGGTACGGGTGCCCGCACCGGATAAAGTTCAGCGCCAACGCTTTTGGTCATTGATCAATGTCGTGGTCGAAGGGATCCGTTCGGAACGTTTCCATCCTATACCCTCGATGGCATGCGGTTGGTGTCCATTCCGGACTGAATGTTCACGCTGGTGTGGATAA
- a CDS encoding JAB domain-containing protein produces MPAVKIYSARVTFTQVAEGPVEAVDSPERITRYMADAFNDDPIVESFWVVCLNRKNKPLARSMVTKGTATASLVHPREVFRPVILTGASACVVVHNHPSGDPSPSQADIRATRQLREAAKVVQIDLLDHVIVGDKVDDPIGRGYYSFAEAGLL; encoded by the coding sequence ATGCCCGCGGTGAAAATCTACTCAGCCCGCGTAACGTTCACGCAGGTCGCTGAAGGCCCGGTTGAGGCGGTGGACAGCCCGGAGCGCATTACCCGCTACATGGCCGACGCCTTCAATGACGATCCGATTGTTGAGAGCTTCTGGGTCGTTTGCCTGAATCGCAAAAACAAGCCACTGGCTCGGTCCATGGTGACCAAGGGCACCGCCACCGCCAGTCTCGTGCATCCGCGTGAAGTCTTCCGCCCGGTCATTTTGACAGGGGCGAGCGCCTGCGTGGTCGTCCACAATCATCCATCGGGAGACCCGTCGCCCAGCCAGGCGGACATCCGGGCCACCCGGCAATTACGGGAGGCTGCGAAGGTCGTTCAGATCGACCTGCTCGACCATGTCATTGTCGGCGACAAGGTCGATGACCCAATTGGGCGAGGCTACTACTCGTTCGCCGAGGCTGGCCTCCTGTAG